In Anaerostipes hadrus ATCC 29173 = JCM 17467, a single genomic region encodes these proteins:
- a CDS encoding BglG family transcription antiterminator: MLSKYASEIIKILVHQDDKFITNAQIAKMLNVSERSVSSYMNEVAQYCEERNYHLIRKRGKGICLRLGVHKEELEQEFPEKNLCIETREYRISYIIRTLIESKEPYTAALFADELFVSKATIRTDIEKANQSLEADHIKIYQTTGRGIEIKGKEFDLRRVLVRENRKIVMEKEDRITDETFADYRIEPEFYGRLVIQYRKKNVDKVIYCVQRLERKIASQMNDYTFCMAVEYICNQIKRLKKECYLEENMINRLGLVDEITEWADYLINYLNHEFKMNIDPREGLYLYILLLAVEVQNSSRIVNKKFLLDKEIHIQDVTEDVIDYISSIVGKNFKEDMLLKTSVALFLNSSLVRVRFGFQIHNPFLDEIKQRYPAIFSACFTSSQVYEKLIGQFPSEDDIAYMAVLFEGAMEEKKRNINTAIVGSGGMGMGQILARKVEDKIPEINVTSVLPANSAHLIDEDQYDLVITTISKLKIPHPYVTYTTPIVSQQDVYRIQKKCHQMKETKKNHNQEYTISSLIKKEFILVEKEVMSKEEILKKGCDLLYKNGYVKQGFYEDVLKREEISASVLGGGVALPHGMANLVIKPAVVVMKCAQRTEWQDGCVDIVFLLALNFEDIQSTRAFFSSFYEMTMEKNTTYLIRKAETEEEIMNVIMNSMNETEE; encoded by the coding sequence ATGCTGTCAAAGTATGCTTCAGAAATTATAAAGATTTTAGTTCATCAAGATGACAAATTTATTACCAATGCACAGATTGCAAAAATGCTAAACGTTTCAGAAAGAAGCGTAAGTTCATATATGAATGAAGTAGCTCAGTATTGTGAAGAAAGAAATTATCATCTGATCCGAAAACGAGGAAAAGGAATCTGTTTGAGGTTAGGAGTGCATAAAGAAGAACTTGAACAGGAATTTCCAGAGAAAAATCTATGTATTGAGACGAGAGAATACAGGATCAGTTATATTATCCGAACATTGATCGAAAGTAAAGAACCATATACAGCAGCATTATTCGCAGATGAACTCTTCGTTTCAAAAGCAACGATCCGGACAGATATTGAAAAAGCAAACCAGAGTCTGGAAGCAGATCATATCAAAATTTATCAGACAACAGGGAGAGGAATTGAGATTAAAGGAAAAGAGTTTGATCTAAGAAGAGTTCTTGTAAGAGAAAATAGAAAAATAGTAATGGAAAAGGAAGACAGGATTACGGATGAAACATTTGCGGATTATCGGATCGAACCAGAGTTTTATGGAAGACTGGTGATACAGTATCGTAAAAAAAATGTTGATAAGGTGATTTATTGTGTACAGAGACTGGAAAGAAAAATTGCTTCGCAAATGAATGATTATACGTTTTGTATGGCGGTTGAATATATCTGCAATCAGATTAAACGATTAAAGAAGGAATGCTATTTAGAAGAAAATATGATCAACCGTCTAGGGCTTGTAGATGAAATCACAGAGTGGGCAGATTATCTGATTAATTATTTAAATCATGAATTTAAGATGAACATTGATCCAAGAGAAGGATTATATCTGTATATTTTATTGTTAGCAGTGGAAGTCCAAAACAGCAGCCGTATTGTAAATAAGAAATTTTTATTAGATAAAGAAATCCATATTCAGGATGTAACAGAGGATGTGATTGATTATATCTCATCTATTGTTGGTAAAAACTTTAAAGAAGATATGCTGCTAAAGACAAGTGTAGCATTATTTTTAAACAGTTCCCTTGTAAGAGTAAGATTTGGATTTCAGATCCATAACCCGTTTCTTGACGAAATCAAACAGCGATATCCAGCAATTTTTTCTGCATGCTTTACTTCTAGCCAGGTATATGAGAAATTGATCGGACAGTTCCCATCAGAAGATGATATTGCATATATGGCAGTTTTATTTGAAGGTGCGATGGAGGAGAAGAAAAGAAATATTAATACAGCCATTGTAGGAAGTGGTGGAATGGGAATGGGCCAGATTTTGGCAAGAAAAGTAGAAGATAAGATTCCAGAAATTAATGTAACATCTGTACTTCCGGCAAATTCGGCACATCTGATCGATGAAGATCAATATGATCTTGTAATAACAACAATTTCAAAATTAAAGATTCCACATCCATATGTTACGTATACAACACCGATCGTCAGCCAGCAAGATGTCTACCGGATTCAGAAAAAATGCCATCAGATGAAAGAGACAAAGAAAAATCATAACCAAGAATATACGATTAGTAGTCTGATCAAAAAAGAATTTATTCTGGTAGAAAAAGAAGTTATGAGTAAAGAGGAGATTCTCAAAAAAGGATGTGATCTATTATATAAAAATGGATATGTCAAACAAGGATTTTATGAAGATGTATTAAAAAGAGAAGAAATCAGTGCCTCCGTTCTCGGAGGCGGGGTTGCACTGCCACACGGAATGGCGAATCTGGTAATAAAACCAGCAGTTGTTGTCATGAAATGTGCACAAAGAACTGAATGGCAGGATGGTTGTGTGGATATCGTCTTTTTGCTGGCACTTAATTTTGAAGATATTCAGTCAACAAGGGCATTTTTCTCCTCATTTTATGAAATGACAATGGAGAAAAATACAACATATCTGATCAGAAAAGCAGAAACAGAGGAAGAAATCATGAATGTGATCATGAACAGTATGAATGAAACAGAAGAATAG
- the uvrA gene encoding excinuclease ABC subunit UvrA, with the protein MKKEMIRIKGARENNLKNIDLEVPRNQFVVFTGLSGSGKSSLAFDTIYAEGQRRYMESLSSYARQFLGQMEKPDVDSIEGLSPAISIDQKSTNRNPRSTVGTVTEIYDYFRLLYARVGIPHCPKCGKPISKQTVDQMVDRLMQLEERTRIQLLAPIVRGRKGEHAKVFQNAKKSGYVRVRVDGNVYDLSEDIPMEKNKKHNIEIVVDRLVVKPGIEKRLTDSIETTLNLADGLMMVDVIGGETLNFSQSFSCPDCDISIDEVEPRSFSFNNPFGACPVCHGLGYKMEFDVDLMIPDQKLSIAEGAIQVFGWQSSTDKKSYTRAILDALAREYHFDLETPFKDYPQEVKDVLLYGTGGREVKVYYKGQRGEGVYDVAFEGIIKNVGRRYREASQNMKAEYETFMTITPCDECHGQRLKQESLAVTVADKNIAEMCDMSVGEMVSFLETMELSERQKLIGEQVLKEIKARIGFLNDVGLDYLTLSRATGTLSGGEAQRIRLATQIGSGLVGVAYILDEPSIGLHQRDNDKLIRTLKNLRDLGNTLIVVEHDEDTMLAADYIVDIGPKAGEYGGEVVATGTAKQIMKNKRSITGAYLSGKIKIPVPQVRRKPSGFLKVVGAQENNLKNIDVEIPLGIFTCVTGVSGSGKSSLVNQILYKRLAKELNRAKTKPGLHKDIEGFDQLDKIIAIDQSPIGRTPRSNPATYTGVFDQIRDLFAMTKDAKAKGYNKGRFSFNKKGGRCEACAGDGIIKIEMHFLPDVYVPCEVCHGKRYNRETLEVKYKGKSIYDVLNMTVEEACDFFSNIPSISRKMETLRDVGLGYIRLGQPSTELSGGEAQRIKLAAELSKRSTGKTIYILDEPTTGLHFADVHKLVDILARLTEGGNTVIVIEHNLEVIKTADYIIDMGPEGGSGGGTVVAAGTPEEICEVEKSYTGQYLKGILNR; encoded by the coding sequence ATGAAGAAAGAGATGATCCGCATCAAAGGTGCGAGAGAAAATAACTTAAAGAATATAGATCTGGAAGTGCCGAGAAACCAGTTTGTTGTATTTACAGGGCTGAGTGGTTCTGGAAAATCTTCTCTGGCATTTGATACGATTTATGCAGAAGGTCAGAGAAGATATATGGAATCGTTATCTTCTTATGCAAGACAGTTCTTGGGACAGATGGAGAAACCGGATGTAGACAGCATTGAGGGATTATCTCCTGCGATTTCTATTGATCAGAAGTCAACAAACAGAAACCCAAGATCTACAGTAGGAACTGTGACAGAGATTTATGATTATTTTCGATTACTGTACGCAAGAGTCGGAATCCCACATTGTCCAAAGTGTGGAAAACCGATCAGTAAGCAGACCGTAGATCAGATGGTAGACCGTCTGATGCAGTTAGAAGAACGTACAAGGATTCAGCTTCTGGCACCGATCGTTCGTGGAAGAAAAGGAGAACATGCAAAGGTTTTCCAGAATGCGAAGAAAAGTGGATATGTTCGTGTCAGAGTCGATGGCAATGTTTATGATCTGTCAGAGGACATTCCAATGGAGAAGAATAAGAAACATAACATTGAGATCGTGGTGGATCGTTTAGTGGTCAAACCTGGGATTGAAAAACGATTAACAGATTCTATCGAGACAACCTTAAATCTAGCCGATGGATTGATGATGGTTGATGTGATCGGTGGAGAAACCTTGAATTTCAGCCAGAGTTTTTCCTGCCCTGACTGTGATATCAGTATTGATGAAGTAGAGCCAAGAAGCTTTTCTTTCAATAATCCATTTGGAGCTTGTCCGGTATGCCATGGACTTGGATATAAGATGGAATTTGATGTAGATTTAATGATCCCTGACCAGAAGTTAAGTATTGCAGAAGGGGCGATCCAGGTCTTTGGATGGCAGTCATCAACGGATAAGAAGAGTTATACAAGAGCAATCTTAGATGCACTCGCAAGGGAATATCATTTTGATCTGGAAACACCATTTAAAGATTATCCACAGGAAGTAAAAGACGTTTTATTATATGGAACTGGTGGCAGAGAAGTCAAAGTCTATTATAAAGGACAGAGAGGCGAAGGTGTCTATGATGTGGCATTTGAAGGGATCATCAAGAATGTTGGAAGAAGATATCGTGAGGCATCTCAGAATATGAAAGCAGAATACGAGACATTTATGACGATCACACCTTGCGATGAATGTCATGGACAGCGATTAAAGCAGGAATCACTGGCGGTAACGGTTGCAGATAAGAATATTGCCGAGATGTGTGATATGTCAGTCGGGGAAATGGTTTCATTTTTAGAAACGATGGAATTAAGTGAACGCCAGAAACTGATCGGAGAACAGGTTTTAAAAGAGATTAAGGCAAGAATCGGATTCTTAAATGATGTAGGACTAGATTATCTGACGTTATCAAGGGCTACTGGAACATTATCTGGTGGAGAAGCGCAGCGAATCCGTCTGGCAACACAGATCGGTTCTGGATTAGTTGGAGTAGCTTATATCTTAGATGAGCCAAGTATCGGACTTCACCAGAGAGATAATGACAAACTGATTCGTACACTTAAGAATCTAAGGGATTTAGGAAATACACTGATCGTTGTAGAGCATGATGAAGATACGATGCTGGCAGCAGATTATATTGTAGATATCGGACCGAAAGCAGGAGAATATGGTGGAGAAGTTGTTGCAACGGGAACTGCAAAACAGATCATGAAGAATAAGAGGTCTATCACAGGAGCTTATTTAAGCGGAAAGATTAAGATCCCAGTACCACAAGTCAGAAGAAAACCATCAGGATTCCTAAAAGTAGTCGGGGCACAGGAGAATAATTTAAAGAATATTGATGTAGAAATCCCACTTGGAATTTTCACTTGTGTAACGGGAGTCTCTGGATCAGGAAAGAGTTCTTTAGTCAATCAGATTTTATACAAACGTCTGGCAAAAGAACTAAACAGGGCTAAGACGAAACCAGGACTACACAAAGACATCGAAGGATTTGACCAGTTAGATAAGATCATAGCGATTGACCAGTCACCGATCGGAAGAACACCAAGATCCAATCCTGCAACTTACACAGGAGTTTTTGATCAGATCAGAGATCTGTTTGCGATGACAAAAGATGCAAAAGCAAAAGGATACAATAAAGGAAGATTCAGTTTCAACAAGAAAGGCGGGCGATGCGAAGCCTGTGCAGGAGATGGTATCATCAAGATTGAGATGCACTTTTTACCAGATGTGTATGTCCCTTGTGAAGTATGTCATGGAAAACGATACAATAGAGAAACACTTGAAGTTAAATACAAGGGAAAGAGTATTTATGATGTTCTGAATATGACAGTGGAAGAAGCCTGTGATTTCTTCTCTAATATTCCATCGATCAGCCGTAAGATGGAGACATTAAGAGATGTTGGATTAGGATACATTCGATTAGGGCAGCCATCCACAGAATTATCAGGGGGAGAAGCACAGAGGATCAAACTGGCAGCAGAATTAAGCAAACGAAGTACAGGAAAGACCATCTATATCCTGGATGAGCCAACGACAGGACTTCATTTTGCAGATGTTCACAAACTGGTGGATATCCTTGCAAGACTGACAGAAGGTGGCAATACTGTGATTGTGATCGAGCATAATCTGGAAGTGATCAAGACTGCGGATTATATTATCGATATGGGACCAGAAGGTGGATCAGGCGGTGGAACAGTTGTTGCAGCAGGGACACCAGAAGAAATCTGCGAGGTTGAGAAATCTTATACTGGGCAGTATTTGAAAGGGATACTTAATCGATAA
- a CDS encoding transposase has product MKSISAIEMFKAYPQLKQFYSRCGVLWSRGYFVSTVGHISEATVKKYIEEQKDHE; this is encoded by the coding sequence TTGAAAAGTATCAGTGCAATTGAAATGTTCAAGGCATATCCACAATTAAAACAGTTCTACTCTCGTTGTGGAGTATTATGGTCAAGAGGATATTTTGTATCTACCGTAGGTCATATAAGTGAAGCTACAGTAAAGAAATACATCGAGGAACAGAAAGATCATGAGTGA
- the uvrB gene encoding excinuclease ABC subunit UvrB, protein MDHFELVSEYEPTGDQPQAIEKLTKGFQDGNQFETLLGVTGSGKTFTMANIIQNLNKPTLILAHNKTLAAQLYSEFKAFFPHNAVEYFVSYYDYYQPEAYVPSTDTYIEKDSSVNDEIDKLRHSATAALIERKDVIVVSSVSCIYGIGSKESYSEMMISLRPGMIKDRDEVIDDLINIQYVRSELDFKRGTFRVKGDVLEILPVSTFEDAVRVEFFGDEIDRIVEFDVLTGEVKRSLNFVAIFPASHYVVPQEQIERAIKGIKEELAEQVTYFKEHDQLIEAQRIAERTNFDIEMLRETGFCSGIENYSRHLAGLEPGQPPSTLIDFFGDDFLMIIDESHITVPQIGGMYAGDQSRKSTLVDFGFRLPSAKDNRPLEFGEFEQKIDQMLFVSATPGKYEEEHELLRAEQIIRPTGLLDPAIDVRPVEGQIDDLLGEIHKETDKGNKVLVTTLTKRMAEELTDYMREVGIRVKYLHSDIDTLERIEIVRDLRMGVFDVLVGINLLREGLDIPEITLVAILDADKEGFLRSETSLVQTIGRAARNSEGHVIMYADHMTDSMHAAITETERRREIQDEYNKEHGITPQTIKKDIRDLIKISDEHEEETGGYEKDMESMSKKELKEVIERLSKKMNQAAAELNFELAAQLRDELKEFKIAYQEYDD, encoded by the coding sequence ATGGATCATTTTGAATTAGTATCAGAATATGAGCCAACTGGGGATCAGCCACAGGCGATCGAGAAGCTGACCAAAGGGTTTCAAGATGGGAATCAGTTTGAGACGCTTCTTGGAGTGACTGGTTCAGGTAAGACATTTACAATGGCGAATATTATACAGAATTTGAATAAACCGACATTGATCTTGGCACATAATAAGACGTTAGCAGCACAGTTATATAGTGAGTTTAAGGCGTTTTTTCCACATAACGCCGTGGAATATTTTGTCTCCTATTATGATTATTATCAGCCAGAGGCCTATGTTCCATCTACCGATACTTATATAGAGAAGGATTCATCGGTCAATGATGAGATTGATAAATTACGACATAGCGCGACAGCAGCATTGATCGAGAGAAAAGATGTGATCGTTGTATCTAGCGTTTCCTGCATTTATGGAATTGGTAGCAAAGAAAGCTATTCAGAGATGATGATCTCTTTGAGACCAGGGATGATAAAGGACAGAGACGAGGTGATCGATGACCTGATCAATATTCAGTATGTAAGAAGCGAACTTGACTTTAAGAGAGGTACTTTCAGAGTTAAGGGGGATGTGTTGGAGATCCTTCCGGTTTCTACATTTGAAGATGCAGTCAGAGTTGAATTTTTTGGAGATGAGATCGATCGTATCGTGGAATTTGATGTTTTAACAGGTGAAGTAAAGAGGAGCTTGAATTTCGTGGCAATCTTCCCGGCATCACATTATGTTGTACCACAGGAACAGATTGAGCGTGCGATCAAAGGAATCAAGGAAGAACTTGCTGAGCAGGTGACATATTTTAAAGAACATGATCAGCTGATCGAAGCACAGAGAATTGCGGAGCGAACGAATTTTGATATTGAAATGTTAAGAGAAACAGGATTTTGTTCTGGGATTGAGAACTACTCCAGACATTTAGCAGGATTAGAACCAGGACAGCCGCCAAGTACGTTAATTGATTTCTTTGGGGATGACTTTTTGATGATCATTGATGAGTCGCATATCACCGTACCACAGATCGGTGGAATGTATGCAGGAGATCAGTCCAGAAAGTCAACGTTAGTAGATTTTGGATTTCGTTTGCCTTCTGCGAAAGATAACCGTCCTTTGGAATTTGGTGAATTTGAACAGAAGATCGATCAGATGTTATTTGTATCTGCAACACCTGGTAAATACGAAGAAGAGCATGAATTATTAAGGGCAGAACAGATCATCAGACCAACAGGTTTACTAGACCCAGCAATCGATGTACGTCCGGTGGAAGGACAAATTGATGATCTGTTAGGAGAGATTCATAAAGAGACAGACAAAGGCAATAAAGTACTTGTCACAACACTGACCAAGCGAATGGCGGAAGAATTGACCGATTATATGCGTGAAGTTGGTATCCGGGTAAAATATTTACATTCAGATATTGATACATTAGAGCGAATTGAGATCGTGAGAGATTTGAGAATGGGAGTTTTTGATGTATTGGTTGGAATCAACTTGTTAAGAGAAGGCCTGGATATTCCAGAGATTACATTGGTTGCAATTCTTGATGCAGATAAAGAGGGATTCTTGCGTTCTGAGACATCTCTTGTGCAGACGATCGGGCGTGCAGCACGTAACAGTGAAGGACATGTTATTATGTATGCAGATCATATGACAGATTCCATGCATGCAGCGATTACGGAGACAGAACGAAGACGTGAGATTCAGGATGAATATAACAAAGAGCATGGAATTACGCCACAGACGATCAAGAAAGATATCAGAGATCTGATCAAGATATCTGATGAACATGAAGAGGAAACAGGTGGATATGAAAAAGATATGGAATCCATGTCCAAGAAAGAATTAAAAGAAGTGATTGAGCGGTTAAGTAAGAAGATGAATCAGGCAGCAGCAGAATTAAACTTCGAATTGGCTGCACAGCTTAGAGATGAATTAAAAGAATTCAAGATCGCATATCAGGAATATGACGATTAA
- a CDS encoding class I SAM-dependent methyltransferase: MKFFENTRKPQGFGGKLMTKMMNSGHAKLSQWGFSNISAKSDAEVLDVGCGGGANIAVWLDRCRNGHVTGMDYSEVSVAESQKLNALAIKQGKCNVVQGDVSAIPFSDESFDYVSAFETVYFWPGLVKCFSEVNRVLKSEGIFLICNESDGTNAADEKWTKMINGMKIYTSKQLVAALKEAGFTEIKTYSNAKNHWISIVATK, translated from the coding sequence ATGAAATTTTTTGAAAATACCCGTAAGCCACAAGGCTTCGGCGGAAAATTGATGACGAAGATGATGAACAGCGGTCACGCCAAATTATCGCAATGGGGATTCTCAAATATCTCCGCGAAGTCTGATGCTGAAGTTCTGGACGTCGGCTGTGGCGGCGGAGCAAATATTGCGGTCTGGCTTGATAGATGTAGAAATGGCCACGTGACAGGAATGGATTATTCTGAGGTTAGTGTGGCAGAATCTCAAAAATTGAACGCCCTCGCCATTAAACAAGGGAAATGTAATGTAGTTCAAGGAGATGTATCTGCTATACCCTTTTCTGACGAGTCTTTTGATTATGTTTCTGCCTTCGAAACAGTTTACTTTTGGCCAGGATTAGTAAAATGCTTTTCCGAGGTCAACCGTGTGCTGAAAAGCGAAGGCATATTCCTGATTTGTAACGAGAGTGACGGAACGAATGCCGCAGATGAAAAATGGACAAAGATGATCAATGGTATGAAGATTTACACATCTAAACAACTTGTTGCCGCTTTGAAAGAAGCGGGTTTTACAGAGATCAAAACGTATTCAAATGCAAAAAATCATTGGATAAGTATTGTTGCAACGAAATAG
- a CDS encoding cysteine desulfurase family protein, which yields MSKENCESKARKKIAASIGATPEEIYFTSGRADGHLKALKAVVKASKKARPHVIITTMEDPEVLDECSRLERKDAVVTYLDPITTGRVEVAMIENELKENTELISVTAANCQTGTSEPFTGIGTMTSEKGVIFHTDAAFAFGKMPINVERSHIDLLTADASYFGGPENAGFLYVRKSTGAGEYVSETALSEETLTVMSDMAESLAAKATTFMEEIRPVRNHMCERIFAEIEDVELNGHKDHHLTNHLNIRIKNVSAAVVQKALKEEGIEAGIGTNSNILAAIGRSKAESAESVSFSLKAGTTMEDADKIVDSLKEIVTGERTVL from the coding sequence ATGAGCAAGGAAAATTGCGAGAGCAAAGCACGTAAAAAGATCGCTGCATCCATTGGAGCAACACCGGAAGAGATTTATTTCACATCAGGAAGAGCAGATGGACACTTAAAAGCTTTAAAAGCTGTAGTGAAAGCATCAAAAAAAGCACGTCCTCATGTGATCATCACGACGATGGAAGATCCAGAAGTATTGGATGAATGTTCCAGACTAGAACGAAAAGATGCTGTTGTGACATATTTAGATCCGATCACAACCGGCCGTGTAGAAGTAGCAATGATCGAAAATGAACTGAAAGAAAACACAGAACTGATTTCAGTGACAGCAGCAAACTGCCAGACAGGAACTTCTGAGCCATTTACAGGAATCGGAACAATGACATCAGAGAAAGGTGTGATCTTCCACACAGATGCAGCATTTGCATTTGGAAAAATGCCGATCAATGTAGAAAGAAGTCATATTGATCTGCTGACAGCAGATGCATCTTATTTTGGAGGTCCTGAAAATGCAGGATTTTTATATGTAAGAAAGAGCACAGGAGCTGGAGAATATGTGTCAGAAACTGCATTAAGCGAAGAAACATTAACAGTGATGTCAGATATGGCAGAAAGTTTAGCAGCAAAGGCAACAACATTTATGGAAGAAATCCGTCCAGTCAGAAATCATATGTGTGAACGTATTTTTGCTGAGATTGAAGATGTAGAATTGAATGGACACAAAGATCATCATCTCACCAATCATTTAAATATCAGAATCAAAAATGTATCTGCAGCAGTTGTACAGAAAGCTTTGAAAGAAGAAGGAATTGAAGCAGGAATCGGAACAAATTCTAACATTCTTGCAGCAATCGGAAGAAGTAAAGCTGAAAGTGCAGAATCCGTTTCATTCTCATTGAAAGCAGGAACAACGATGGAAGACGCAGACAAGATCGTTGACAGCTTAAAAGAGATCGTGACAGGAGAAAGAACTGTATTATAA
- a CDS encoding DeoR/GlpR family DNA-binding transcription regulator, producing MFVEERHQEILRLLNEYEKVKVKELSKRFEVTEDCIRKDLASMEAKNLLKRTYGGAVLPDTLHPGHTNIVSIRKDKNIKEKRMIAKKAAELIHDGDMIFLDTSTTNIELAREIIERRLEVTVVSCMLDIAEVFTATKNVKFILLGGEFNRSQNGFLGELVLQMMENFRFDISFMGVVGANLYDNAIMTYVPEDGIMKHNAVKKSSKCYLMMESHKFDFKANYVYATFDDVDGVICEDGLSKEIQDKLETYQTKII from the coding sequence ATGTTTGTAGAAGAACGACATCAGGAAATCTTACGTCTGTTAAATGAATATGAAAAAGTAAAAGTCAAAGAGTTAAGCAAACGATTTGAGGTTACAGAAGACTGTATTCGAAAAGATTTAGCGAGTATGGAAGCAAAGAATCTTTTAAAACGAACATATGGGGGAGCGGTTCTTCCAGATACTTTGCATCCGGGGCATACTAATATTGTATCAATAAGAAAAGATAAAAATATAAAAGAAAAAAGAATGATCGCAAAGAAAGCAGCGGAATTAATTCACGATGGAGATATGATCTTTCTTGACACATCCACAACGAATATCGAATTGGCACGAGAAATCATAGAACGCAGATTAGAAGTTACAGTTGTAAGCTGCATGCTTGATATTGCAGAAGTATTTACAGCAACAAAGAATGTAAAATTTATTCTTCTTGGAGGAGAATTTAATCGTTCTCAGAACGGATTTTTAGGGGAACTTGTGTTGCAGATGATGGAAAATTTCCGATTTGATATTTCTTTTATGGGAGTTGTAGGAGCAAATCTTTATGATAATGCGATCATGACCTATGTTCCTGAAGATGGAATTATGAAGCATAATGCTGTCAAGAAGAGCAGTAAGTGTTATCTTATGATGGAAAGTCACAAATTTGATTTTAAAGCAAATTATGTATATGCAACATTTGATGATGTAGATGGAGTAATCTGTGAGGATGGATTATCCAAAGAGATTCAGGATAAATTAGAAACATATCAGACGAAAATCATATAA
- a CDS encoding MarR family winged helix-turn-helix transcriptional regulator yields the protein MVDKAEIVKIRKSTISHVSTSLKKLENKGLVEKIQSKDNKKHIEIILLDKAELIIEAGHNAQKQFAKNVLSGLTEEKQVCINIFDKICNNAEEH from the coding sequence ATGGTTGACAAAGCAGAAATAGTAAAGATCAGAAAATCAACAATATCCCATGTTTCAACTTCGTTAAAGAAATTGGAAAACAAAGGACTTGTTGAAAAAATACAAAGTAAAGACAATAAAAAGCATATTGAAATTATTTTGTTAGATAAGGCAGAACTGATCATAGAAGCAGGACATAACGCACAAAAACAGTTTGCAAAAAATGTTTTAAGTGGATTAACAGAAGAAAAACAGGTCTGTATCAATATATTTGACAAGATCTGTAATAATGCAGAAGAACATTGA
- a CDS encoding VOC family protein, which yields MLNLPMDHIGLHCSDVELNAKWYQEELGFKVAGKFPGMGGRNVYFLENPQDGKMYEISQRDQLPGGATTRIDHIAYRSSDLEKDYEYCKTNGYKIVSDGIETSLNFWEKGSRCFKIESACGEVIEICQKIK from the coding sequence ATGTTAAATTTACCTATGGATCATATCGGACTTCATTGTTCTGATGTAGAATTAAACGCAAAATGGTATCAGGAAGAATTAGGATTTAAAGTTGCAGGAAAATTCCCTGGAATGGGCGGAAGAAATGTATATTTCCTTGAAAATCCTCAGGATGGAAAAATGTATGAAATCTCTCAGAGAGACCAGCTTCCAGGAGGTGCAACAACAAGAATCGACCATATCGCATATCGCTCATCTGATCTTGAAAAAGATTATGAATATTGCAAAACAAACGGATATAAGATCGTATCAGACGGAATTGAGACAAGCCTTAACTTCTGGGAAAAAGGATCTCGCTGCTTCAAGATTGAAAGTGCTTGTGGAGAAGTGATTGAAATTTGTCAGAAGATTAAATAG